A stretch of DNA from Planctomycetaceae bacterium:
CGTTCCAGCAGAGACACGACTCCCGGCAGCAGCAACCCCGATTGCTCACGCAGGCATTCCGGAAGCCGGTTCAGATAAGCAGATCGAAACCGCTCTCGCTCCGTTTCGGTATCTTCGATTCCGTAGCGAGCAAAGATCTCGCTGACGATGCCTCGGTCCGTGCGTCCCGCTGTCAGAATTCCCTCAAATGGAAAATCGACGCAGAATTCCTCAACGAGCGCTCGTTCCATCGCCCGTTGCCCGGCTCCGCCCGTATTGAGCAGCGTTCCGTCGATATCAAACAGGATGTACTTTGGGTTCATTGTCGTGTTCGTCATGCCGTCAAAAAACGTGAGAATGTCGTGGATAAAAAAGTCGCGGCGAATCGAATTCTGACAGCCTCCGGCCTTTCCGCAGCCGTGAACCGCCGATATTCTTCGTGCCCCACAACTAATTCGCACCCGATGCGATGCCGATCGCCGCAGTGAACATGACGATCGGCGGACACCAGGATCAAGGTTCGGAACATGGCAAAGACACAAAGAAAACTGCATAAGGCTAATCACGGCAGGCGACCGGCAAGTGCCAAGGCACGACGGCTAAAGCGAAAACACGTGAAGCTTTCACGATAGAGTCTGTACGGACTGCCGATCGATTTCGGCACGTCCGGAGCACCTGTCGGGAACATCTGTTCAGTGGCCCGCACCTCAGACGAGCGTGCGGGCTTTTTCGTTCGGAGGCCCGCGAGACGCCGGGTCGACGCTCCATACGTGAACGTTATACTCCGCCAGCAATGAATGACTCACCAAACCCGGTTTCCCTGACTCAAACGCAGGTCCCGCAGACCGCCGTTCCGGCTTCGCGGTCCAGAGGAAGTGACATGATTGGCAAGGTCGGCCAGCTCTCCATCCACCAAAAGCTTGTGCAAATCTCGGGAAATCTGTGGTGGAGTTGGCATCCGGAAGTCGTTGAGCTATTTCGCCTGATTGATTCCGAGCTGTTTACGAGCTGCGATCACAACCCCGTCAAATTGCTGCAGGAATACACGCCGGAAAAGCTGGAAGAACGTGCTCGCGAGACCGTGCTGCACTCGCGAATCCACTGGGCGTACCGCATGTTTCTGGAATACACGCGGTCCGAATCGACGTGGGGCTCCACGCATACCGGCATCCTGGCCCAATCGGCAGTCGCGTATTTCAGCGCGGAGTTCGGCATTCATGAATCGCTGCCGATCTATTCCGGTGGCCTGGGAGTCCTGTCGGGCGATCACCTGAAAAGCGCGTCCGATCTGGGGATTCCCCTGATCGGTGTGGGGCTGTTCTACAACGAGGGCTACTTCGCTCAGACGATTGACGCCGCCGGCTGGCAGCACGAGGAGTATCCGCGGCTGCCGATCGAGTCACTTCCGCTGACTCCGATGGAAAACGAAAAGGGCCCAATCATCGTGTCGGTCGACACGCGGCAGGGGCCGATCTTTGCCCGCGTGCTGCGAGTTGCCGTGGGCCGCGTTGATCTGTTCCTTCTGGACACGGATATCAGGGAAAACACTGCCGAAAACCGCAAGCTGACCGGCCGCCTGTACGGCGGAGACCAGAGAACCCGCATCCGCCAGGAACTCCTGCTGGGCGTCGGCGGTGTGCGAGCCCTGAACGCGATGGGAATCGTTCCCAACGTCATTCACATGAACGAAGGCCACTCCGCATTCGCTCCGCTGGAAATCATCCGGACGCGGATGCACGAAGACTCGCTGCCGTTCAGCAAGGCTCTTCAGGAAACCGCCAGCCGGGCTGTGTTTACAACCCACACGCCGGTGGCCGCCGGGCACGACCGGTTCGATCAGGGACTGATCGAAGAACACGTCGGCCCGCTCGGCGACGCACTTGGCCTGGACGTCGGCGGACTCATGGCGCTGGGGCGCGTCGATCCGCAGAACGGCGACGAGTCGTTTTGCATGACCGTTCTGGCCCTGAAGATGTGCCGCATCGCTAATGGCGTTTCCAGCCTGCACGGCGTCGTCAGTCGTGAAATGTGGGCCGGACTCTGGCCGTGGCGCAGCGCCGAGGAAATCCCGATCGGGCACATCACCAACGGAGTCCACGTTCCCACCTGGCTGGCCGCCCAAATGCGGGCGCTGTACGACCGAGTGCTCCCCGCCGACTGGTATCGGCGAACGGGCGAACCAGAAGTCTGGAGCGGTTTCGAAACAGTTACGCCGGGCGAACTGTGGGAAACGCACCAGGCGCTCAAGAACCGGCTCATCGTCTACGCTCGCGAAAAGGCGGTTGAGCAGGCCAAACGGCGTGGCGAACCCGCACGCGTGATCGCTGATCTGGAAAACGTCTTTGATCCGCAGGCGCTGACAATCGGATTCGCCCGGCGTTTCGCTCCCTATAAGCGAGCCGACCTGATTCTCAAAGACCTGGAATTTCTGGGGAAGCTGATTCAGGACACGGATCGACCCGTGCAGTTTCTGTTCGCCGGCAAGGCTCACCCAGCCGACGAACGCGGCAAGGAACTGCTTCAGCGGATCTTCAAGCTGACTCACGAAGCTCCGTTCCGCGGCCGAGTGCTTGTGCTTGAAAATTACAGCATCGCCATGGGACGGCACTTGGTTCAGGGCGTGGATGTCTGGCTCAATAACCCGCGACGACCACTGGAAGCGTCCGGCACAAGCGGCCAGAAAGTCGTCTTGAACGGCGGCCTGAACTGTTCCGTGCTGGACGGCTGGTGGGCGGAAGCCTTTGACGGCAAGAACGGGTTCGCCA
This window harbors:
- the glgP gene encoding alpha-glucan family phosphorylase, translating into MNDSPNPVSLTQTQVPQTAVPASRSRGSDMIGKVGQLSIHQKLVQISGNLWWSWHPEVVELFRLIDSELFTSCDHNPVKLLQEYTPEKLEERARETVLHSRIHWAYRMFLEYTRSESTWGSTHTGILAQSAVAYFSAEFGIHESLPIYSGGLGVLSGDHLKSASDLGIPLIGVGLFYNEGYFAQTIDAAGWQHEEYPRLPIESLPLTPMENEKGPIIVSVDTRQGPIFARVLRVAVGRVDLFLLDTDIRENTAENRKLTGRLYGGDQRTRIRQELLLGVGGVRALNAMGIVPNVIHMNEGHSAFAPLEIIRTRMHEDSLPFSKALQETASRAVFTTHTPVAAGHDRFDQGLIEEHVGPLGDALGLDVGGLMALGRVDPQNGDESFCMTVLALKMCRIANGVSSLHGVVSREMWAGLWPWRSAEEIPIGHITNGVHVPTWLAAQMRALYDRVLPADWYRRTGEPEVWSGFETVTPGELWETHQALKNRLIVYAREKAVEQAKRRGEPARVIADLENVFDPQALTIGFARRFAPYKRADLILKDLEFLGKLIQDTDRPVQFLFAGKAHPADERGKELLQRIFKLTHEAPFRGRVLVLENYSIAMGRHLVQGVDVWLNNPRRPLEASGTSGQKVVLNGGLNCSVLDGWWAEAFDGKNGFAIGNGRTHTNQDVQDERDGKQLYEVLTKQVIPLYYQRDADDLPQKWIAMMKRAVRTLGWRFNADRMVMDYAAQTYVPAAGGLSCSIVTMP